The Ralstonia sp. RRA DNA segment CTTGGTTGATGTAGTTTGGCCACACAGCCGACATGATGACCACCGTGATGTCAGGGTGCGATAGCACATGGTCCATGACCAAACGGTTGTGCTTGAGACAGTTCTCTCGCTGTGTTTGATGGAAGGGGGTGCCCGCGCGAGCGGGGCCATCGCTCATAGGGGGGCACATCGTGTGGGTGACATCATGAATGGAGAGCCCATAGTCTCTCCCCAGGCTGTCCATGAAACTGATCAGGTGATACGCGTGGGAGTCACCCCAGAAAATTGCATGCGTAGCCGCTTGCGGATCTCCCACGGTGCAGTCTTCCGGTGAGGTGATCTCGACCTTGTTCCAGCATTTCTGGGATCGCTCGCCATCAAAAATGGACCGGCCCGTCAGTTCGAAGGTTTGACGCAGGGGCGCCGGGTATAGCGCCTCGAAGTTGTTCGTCCATTTGGAGGCGAGGGTCAGTGCCCCAAGCAAGGCCGCTGGCGCAAGGAGCAGGAGCAACAAGCTTTTCAGCTTGGACCATCGAGCATGCCTAACGCGTTGTTCCACCAAATGGTGCGTCGGCACAGCAATGGCGAAACACAGCGCAATTCCGCCAACAACCCATGCGTTAGACGTCAGATGGAATTTGCGGAGAGCGAAGAATACTGGCCAGTGCCACAGGTAGAGGGTGTATGACAGCTTTCCCCAATAGACCATCACCGGATTTGTAAGGACTGGGCCCAGGATGGCCGCCCGAGAACCGAACGCAATGACCAGCATTGCCCCCAGGCACGGCAGCAACGCATACATGCCGGGCATGGGGGTGTTTGATGTGAATTCAACTGCGCATGCAACGACAATCGCGAGGCCCAGGAGCAACAAGCCATCGTGGTAAAGCCGTGGTTTCACCTCCTGCCAGCGCGTGGGCAGGCAGGCCAGCAGGACGCCGGCTAAGAACTCGAATGCCCGGGTTTGAATCTGGAAATAGGATCTTGGCAAGAAATGCGAAACGGCATACTGCGAGTACGCGAGAGACAGTATGAAGAGGGCGCACATCACACCAAACAGGGCTGCCGGCTTGAGCCTCCTGAGTCCAATCAGCAGTAGCGGGAACATCAGGTAGAACTGCTCCTCCACTGACAGGGACCAGGTGTGCAGGAAAGGTAGTTGATTGGCCGTCGGATCAAAGTATCCAGTCTTGCGAGCTAGGAAGATGTTTGAAGACAGAATGGCAATGAACAGCCCGTTCTTCAGGGTATCGAAGCTCTCTGCGGGGAACTGGTAGAGCAGACAGAACGCAAGCGTCGCGCCGACCATGCAATACAGCGCTGGCGCGAGCCGACGTACCCGCCTTGCGTAGAAATCACCAAGAGAGAAGATTCCCGCCACTTGGTCGCGCCGGATCGAGTTTGTGACCACGAAACCTGAGATCACAAAGAAGACATCGACTCCGATATAGCCGCCAGCGAAGCCTGCAATCTGTGCATGGCTCAGAATCACAGCGAGTACGGCGATTGCTCGCAGACCGTCAATATCTGGGCGGTAGTAGCTGGACTTCTTTGGCGAGACGGCTTGTTGCGGAGAGGCTAGGGACTCGGATTCTGGCGCACCCGAGCCAAGCCTGGGCATTGTTCTTTCTGCGGGGCTGCCAACTGCCATGATTTTCGTATTTCCAGCGCGGATGCATGCCGATGGTAGCGATAGAGCGACTGACGCGAACCTCAGCCCCCGGCAATCTATGCCACTGGTTTATTTTGATGAAAAGTGGACGGTATATAGAAAAGGCAGGTTGTTTGCAAGCTGCTATCACAGGGGGAGTTGATGTTTACGTCAACCCCGAAAATACTGTCTATTCGATCTTCCGACCGGCATGCCGCGCCCTGTGCGGCCCACAACACATCCAACGCCGGCGCCCACTCAACGAAGGTGGAGACATGACCGATCTTTCCGCTGCCCGCGCGGCCGATCCCACGCCCGTCAGCGAACCTGCCCCGGTGCGCAACAAGGTGCGCTTCGTGACGGCCGCCTCGCTGTTCGACGGGCACGACGCGTCGATCAACATCATGCGGCGCATCCTGCAGTCGATGGGCTGCGAGGTGATCCACCTCGGGCATAACCGCGCGGTGGACGAGGTGGTCAACGCCGCGCTGCAGGAAGACGTGCAGGGCATTGCCGTGTCGAGCTACCAGGGTGGCCACGTCGAATACTTCAAGTACATGATCGACGCGCTGCGCGCGCGCGGCGGTGAGCACATCCAGGTGTTCGGCGGCGGCGGCGGGGTGATCGTGCCCACCGAGATCCGTGAGCTGCAGGACTACGGCGTGGCGCGCATCTACAGCCCAGAAGACGGCCAGCGCATGGGCCTGGCCGGCATGATTGCCGACATGGTGCGGCGCTGCGATATCGACCTCTCCACTTATGCGCCGACCACGCTGGAGCCGATCGTCAACGGCGATCGCCGTGCACTCGCGCAACTGATTACAGCGTTGGAATCGCGCCGCGTCGATCCGGCATTGCGTCAAGCCGTGCACGAGCGCGCCGCTGTGACGCATACGCCGGTGCTCGGCATCACGGGCACGGGCGGTGCCGGTAAATCGTCGCTGACCGATGAGCTGATCCGCCGCTTCCGGCTCGATCAGCAAGACCGGCTGCGCATCGCTGTCATCTCGATTGACCCATCGCGGCGCAAGTCGGGTGGCGCGTTGCTGGGCGATCGCATCCGCATGAACGCGATCAACCATCCGAATATCTTCGTGCGCTCGTTGGCCACGCGCGAGGCGAGCAGCGAGATTTCCGAGGCGCTGCCCGACGCGATTGCCGCCTGCCGCGCGGCGGGCTTCGACCTCATCATCGTGGAGACCTCCGGCATCGGCCAGGGCGATGCGGCCATCGTGCCGCACGTCGACCTGTCGCTGTACGTGATGACGCCCGAGTTTGGCGCCGCCAGCCAGTTGGAAAAGATCGACATGCTGGACTTTGCCGACCTGGTGGCGATCAACAAGTTCGACCGCAAGGGCGCGCAGGACGCATGGCGCGATGTCGCCAAGCAGGTGCAGCGCAACCGCGAGCAATGGCACGCCCGGCCCGAAGACATGCCGGTGTTCGGCACGCAGGCCTCGCACTTCAACGACGATGGCGTGACGGCGCTGTATCACGCGCTGGCCGACCGGCTGACGGACGGGCTGGCTGAGCGCGGTATGGCGCTGAACGATCGCACGTTGCCGCGCCCAGCGGGAAAATGCTCGACCAGCCATGACGCCATCGTGCCGCCTGCGCGCGTGCGCTATCTGGCGGAACTGGCCGATACGGTGCGCGGCTATCACCGCCGCGTGCAGATGCAAAGCTGCCTCGCGCGCGAGCGTCAGCAGTTGCAGGCCAGCCGGCTCATGCTGGAACGCGCAGGTGCGAGCGTGCAGACGCTCTCCGCGCTCGATAAGCAAGCCGCCGAGCGCGATGCGCAACTCGGTGCCACCGAACGCAAGCTGCTCGCCATGTGGCCGGACCTGCGCCGCGCGTATTCCGGCGAAGAGTACGTCGTCAAAATCCGCGACAAGGAAATCCGCACCGCGCTCACGCACACCACGCTCTCCGGCACCGTCATCCGCAAGGTCGTGCTACCGCCCTACGAAGACGACGGCGAAGTGCTGCGCTGGCTGATGCGCGAGAACGTGCCCGGATCGTTCCCCTATACCGCCGGCGTGTTCGCCTTCAAACGCGAGAACGAAGACCCCACGCGCATGTTCGCGGGCGAGGGCGATGCCTTCCGCACAAACCGCCGCTTCAAGCTCGTCTCCGAGGGTATGGAGGCCAAGCGGCTATCCACCGCGTTCGACTCGGTCACGCTGTACGGCGAAGACCCGGCCGTGCGCCCCGACATCTACGGCAAGGTCGGCAATTCGGGCGTGTCGATCGCCACGCTCGACGACATGGAGGTGTTGTACGACGGCTTTGATCTGACCAGCCCGAATACGTCGGTCTCCATGACAATCAACGGCCCTGCGCCGACGATCCTGGCAATGTTCATGAACACCGCCATCGACCAGAACCTTGCCAAATTCCGCGACGACAACCAGCGCGAGCCGACGGCCGATGAGGAGGCGAAGATCCGCGCATGGGTGCTGCAGAACGTGCGCGGCACGGTGCAGGCGGACATCCTCAAGGAGGATCAGGGGCAGAACACCTGCATCTTCTCGACGGAGTTTTCGCTCAAGGTGATGGGCGACATCCAGGAATATTTTGTGCACCAGCAGGTGCGCAATTTCTACTCGGTGTCGATCTCGGGGTACCACATTGCCGAGGCCGGGGCGAACCCGATTTCGCAACTCGCATTCACGCTCGCCAACGGCTTTACGTATGTCGAGGCCTACCTTGCGCGTGGCATGCACATCGATGACTTTGCGCCCAACCTGTCGTTCTTCTTCTCCAACGGCATGGACCCGGAATACAACGTGCTCGGCCGCGTGGCCCGACGCATCTGGGCGGTGACGATGCGCGACAAGTACGGTGCGAACGAGCGCAGCCAAAAGCTGAAGTACCACGTGCAGACGTCGGGCCGATCCCTGCACGCTCAGGAGATTGCCTTCAACGACATCCGCACGACGCTGCAGGCGCTCATCGCCATCTACGACAACTGCAACAGCCTGCACACGAATGCCTACGACGAGGCCATCACCACGCCCACGGCGGAATCGGTGCGGCGCGCGCTGGCCATCCAGCTCATCATCAACCGCGAGTGGGGGCTGGCCAAGTGCGAGAACCCGAACCAGGGCAGCTTCATCATCGACGAGCTGACCGACCTGGTGGAAGAGGCCGTGCTGCAGGAGTTCGAGCGCATTGCCGAGCGCGGTGGCGTGCTGGGTGCAATGGAGACTGGTTACCAGCGCGGCAAGATTCAGGAAGAGTCGATGCTGTATGAGCAGCGCAAGCACGATGGCTCGCTGCCGATCATTGGGGTGAACACGTTCCGCAATCCGGAGGCGGAAAACGTGGTGCCGCCGCATATTGAACTGGCGCGCTCAAGCGAGGAGGAGAAGCAGAGTCAGCTTGCTCGCTTGCAGGATTTCCATGCGCGGCATGCGGGGGAGGCGCCCGCCATGTTGCAACGGTTACAGCGCGCTGCGATTGAGGATCAGAACGTGTTTGCGGTGCTGATGGAGGCGGTGCGCGTCTGCTCGCTCGGCCAGATCACGCATGCGCTGTTTGAGGTGGGCGGGCAGTACCGTCGCAACATGTAGCTGCGTTGTGTGAGCTCACGCCTGCATGGCGTGCGCGACCCACGCCGGTAGCGCACCATGCCCCCCGCGCGGTGCATCCCACACCTGGCGCGCCGCAGCTGTCACGCTATCGATAAGCGGTACGGGCACGTAGGGCTGCAGGCGTTGCGCCATGCCCGCCAGCCCGGCACCACCCAGCACGATGGCATCCACCGGCTGGCGGCGCAGCACCGTTGTACACGCGCCCAGCAGGATCTGCTCCGCTGCGTCTGGCGCCGCATACAGCGCTGCGCCGTCGAGTTCCACGGTATGGATGTCGCGCACGGTGTGGCCGTGTTCCAGCGTTGGGAGCAAGCGCTCCAGAATCGGCCCCCATGCATGTCCACCCGTCACGACCGCGCAAGTGCCGTGCGTGGCCGCTTCCATCAGCGCAGCTTCCGCGAGGCCGGTGACGGGGCAGGGCGCCACCTCGCGCAGCGCGAAGAGCCCCGGGTCGCCAAAGCAGCCGATGATGGCGGCGTCGGGTGGACGCTGCAGCGCTGTCGTCCACGCGTCGAGCGCCGCATGCGCGGCCACCGCGTAGCCGACTTCGGTGGCGATATACGGCGCACCAAAACGGGCGGTGACGGATTCCACAACCACATCGCTCGGCAACGCGGCTTGCACGAAGCGGGCAAGCGTCTGCGTGAGTGCGGCCGTGGTGTTCGGGTTGATCAGCAACAGTCGGCGCTGGCCGGCCGATTCAGGAGCCATGGTCATTCGCGTGGGTTCAGTCAACGCGTCCTGCGCTCTGGCGACGGCGCAGCCGCACGATGGCGAGCATCGTCAGCCCCATCACTACGAACGACACCACGGTGGTGAGCGTGCCCAGCGCGTAGATGGCCGGCGTGGTGACGGTGGTGGTCAGCCCCTGCAGTTCGAGCGGCAGCGTGTTGACATCGCCAATGGCCTGCGAGGTGCGTGCGATTTCATCCCAGCTGAGCGTGAAGCCGAACGTGCCCACGCCGATGAGCGATGGCGCGATCAACGGCAACACCACGTGGCGGAAGGTCTGCCACGGCGTGGCCCCCAGGTCGCGCGCGGCTTCCTCGTAGGCGGGGTTGAAGCGGTTGAAGACGGCGAACATGATGAGCAGGCCGAAGGGCAGCGTCCATGTCAGATGCGCGCCGAGCGCAGATGTCCACAGCCCGAGCGAGGAGCCGAAGCTGTCGGCCTGCTCTCCCAGCCCGAAGGCGGTGAGCAGCGCCTTGATGCCGGTATCGACCAACCGGAACTGCAGGCCGATGCCGAGCGACACCACGATCGACGGCATGATCAGGCTCGCCACCGTCACGTAGAACAGCGCACCGCCGCCGCGCAGCCGCTTGCGAAACGCCAATGCCGCCAGCAGCGAGAGCCCCATGGTCAGCGCCATCACCACGGCACCGAGCGCCAGTGAACGCCGGAATGCCGCGCCGATGTCGACCACGCCGAGCCCCTCCGCAAGCTGCCGATACCAATGCAGCGACAGCCCGTTCATCGGAAACGTCAGCCCACCCTCCGGCCCCTGGAAGCTAAGCGCGAAGATCGTCAGCATGGGGCCGTAGAGAAACAGCACGAACAGCGCGAAGAGACACGCCAGTGGCCAGAAGCCAGGGGCGCGTGGTTCACGAAAACGTGGGCGCATGTCAGAGCTCCTTGCGGATGTCGACCACGCGGGTCAGGCCCCAGATGATCATCAGCACCGTCAGCAGCAGCACGACGGCGTTGGCGGCCGCCAGGGGAAACTGCAGGTAGGACGTCTGCACCTGGATCATCTTGCCGACCGACGCAATCTGCTGGCCGCCCATCACCCCCACGGTGACGAAGTCGCCCATCACGATGGTCAGGATGAAGATGGAGCCGATCAGGATGCCGCTGCGTGAGAGCGGCACGATCACGTGCCACAGCGTTTGCCACGCACTGGCGCCGGCGTCGCGCGCGGCTTCGAGCAGGGCGCGATCAATGCGCATCATCGAATTGAAGATCGGCACGATCATGAACATGGTGTAGAGGTGCACGTAGGCCAGCAGCACCGAGAAGTTGGAATACAGCAGCCAGTCCTGCGGCTGGTTGATGAGGTGCATGGCCTGCAGCGTCTGGTTGACGAGGCCGTTGCGGCCCAGCAGCGGGATCCAGGAGATCATGCGGATCACGTTGGAGGTCCAGAATGGCACCGTGCAGATCACGAACAGCAGTGTCTGCACCGCAGCCGATCGCACGTGAAACGCCAGGAAATACGCCAGCGCAAAACCCAGCACCAGCGTGAGCGCCCAGGTGCCGAGCGCAAAGCGCAGCGTCGACAGATACGTCGACGCCGTCACGCACAAGTCACCGTATTCATTGAGATGGCTGCAGCCTTCCCACAGCTTGGCGTAGTTGCGCAAGGTGAAGGTTGGCAGCAGCGCGTACTCGTTAAAATCCCAGAAGCTGACCATCGCGACCAGCCCCAGCGGGATGAGAAAGAACACGA contains these protein-coding regions:
- the icmF gene encoding fused isobutyryl-CoA mutase/GTPase IcmF, translating into MTDLSAARAADPTPVSEPAPVRNKVRFVTAASLFDGHDASINIMRRILQSMGCEVIHLGHNRAVDEVVNAALQEDVQGIAVSSYQGGHVEYFKYMIDALRARGGEHIQVFGGGGGVIVPTEIRELQDYGVARIYSPEDGQRMGLAGMIADMVRRCDIDLSTYAPTTLEPIVNGDRRALAQLITALESRRVDPALRQAVHERAAVTHTPVLGITGTGGAGKSSLTDELIRRFRLDQQDRLRIAVISIDPSRRKSGGALLGDRIRMNAINHPNIFVRSLATREASSEISEALPDAIAACRAAGFDLIIVETSGIGQGDAAIVPHVDLSLYVMTPEFGAASQLEKIDMLDFADLVAINKFDRKGAQDAWRDVAKQVQRNREQWHARPEDMPVFGTQASHFNDDGVTALYHALADRLTDGLAERGMALNDRTLPRPAGKCSTSHDAIVPPARVRYLAELADTVRGYHRRVQMQSCLARERQQLQASRLMLERAGASVQTLSALDKQAAERDAQLGATERKLLAMWPDLRRAYSGEEYVVKIRDKEIRTALTHTTLSGTVIRKVVLPPYEDDGEVLRWLMRENVPGSFPYTAGVFAFKRENEDPTRMFAGEGDAFRTNRRFKLVSEGMEAKRLSTAFDSVTLYGEDPAVRPDIYGKVGNSGVSIATLDDMEVLYDGFDLTSPNTSVSMTINGPAPTILAMFMNTAIDQNLAKFRDDNQREPTADEEAKIRAWVLQNVRGTVQADILKEDQGQNTCIFSTEFSLKVMGDIQEYFVHQQVRNFYSVSISGYHIAEAGANPISQLAFTLANGFTYVEAYLARGMHIDDFAPNLSFFFSNGMDPEYNVLGRVARRIWAVTMRDKYGANERSQKLKYHVQTSGRSLHAQEIAFNDIRTTLQALIAIYDNCNSLHTNAYDEAITTPTAESVRRALAIQLIINREWGLAKCENPNQGSFIIDELTDLVEEAVLQEFERIAERGGVLGAMETGYQRGKIQEESMLYEQRKHDGSLPIIGVNTFRNPEAENVVPPHIELARSSEEEKQSQLARLQDFHARHAGEAPAMLQRLQRAAIEDQNVFAVLMEAVRVCSLGQITHALFEVGGQYRRNM
- a CDS encoding aspartate/glutamate racemase family protein, with amino-acid sequence MAPESAGQRRLLLINPNTTAALTQTLARFVQAALPSDVVVESVTARFGAPYIATEVGYAVAAHAALDAWTTALQRPPDAAIIGCFGDPGLFALREVAPCPVTGLAEAALMEAATHGTCAVVTGGHAWGPILERLLPTLEHGHTVRDIHTVELDGAALYAAPDAAEQILLGACTTVLRRQPVDAIVLGGAGLAGMAQRLQPYVPVPLIDSVTAAARQVWDAPRGGHGALPAWVAHAMQA
- a CDS encoding ABC transporter permease, yielding MTPTTPPTPTAAGTLRPGLQALPFAAVFVVFFLIPLGLVAMVSFWDFNEYALLPTFTLRNYAKLWEGCSHLNEYGDLCVTASTYLSTLRFALGTWALTLVLGFALAYFLAFHVRSAAVQTLLFVICTVPFWTSNVIRMISWIPLLGRNGLVNQTLQAMHLINQPQDWLLYSNFSVLLAYVHLYTMFMIVPIFNSMMRIDRALLEAARDAGASAWQTLWHVIVPLSRSGILIGSIFILTIVMGDFVTVGVMGGQQIASVGKMIQVQTSYLQFPLAAANAVVLLLTVLMIIWGLTRVVDIRKEL
- a CDS encoding ABC transporter permease — translated: MRPRFREPRAPGFWPLACLFALFVLFLYGPMLTIFALSFQGPEGGLTFPMNGLSLHWYRQLAEGLGVVDIGAAFRRSLALGAVVMALTMGLSLLAALAFRKRLRGGGALFYVTVASLIMPSIVVSLGIGLQFRLVDTGIKALLTAFGLGEQADSFGSSLGLWTSALGAHLTWTLPFGLLIMFAVFNRFNPAYEEAARDLGATPWQTFRHVVLPLIAPSLIGVGTFGFTLSWDEIARTSQAIGDVNTLPLELQGLTTTVTTPAIYALGTLTTVVSFVVMGLTMLAIVRLRRRQSAGRVD
- a CDS encoding acyltransferase family protein encodes the protein MAVGSPAERTMPRLGSGAPESESLASPQQAVSPKKSSYYRPDIDGLRAIAVLAVILSHAQIAGFAGGYIGVDVFFVISGFVVTNSIRRDQVAGIFSLGDFYARRVRRLAPALYCMVGATLAFCLLYQFPAESFDTLKNGLFIAILSSNIFLARKTGYFDPTANQLPFLHTWSLSVEEQFYLMFPLLLIGLRRLKPAALFGVMCALFILSLAYSQYAVSHFLPRSYFQIQTRAFEFLAGVLLACLPTRWQEVKPRLYHDGLLLLGLAIVVACAVEFTSNTPMPGMYALLPCLGAMLVIAFGSRAAILGPVLTNPVMVYWGKLSYTLYLWHWPVFFALRKFHLTSNAWVVGGIALCFAIAVPTHHLVEQRVRHARWSKLKSLLLLLLAPAALLGALTLASKWTNNFEALYPAPLRQTFELTGRSIFDGERSQKCWNKVEITSPEDCTVGDPQAATHAIFWGDSHAYHLISFMDSLGRDYGLSIHDVTHTMCPPMSDGPARAGTPFHQTQRENCLKHNRLVMDHVLSHPDITVVIMSAVWPNYINQATGDHVQPTLHGFMPGDHYLEDTVAKLHAAGKRVVLVDDIPGAPPELENCGANRLYGISLPNGDCSYPASYAKDMHQSTEALFAKITNAFPEVKVIHTYYVPCDGERCTTVLDGIDLYKHNDVGHLGFGGSVSYYRAYQARHPNELAEIFCSVGRNCSYRPEGSQPH